One Vicinamibacterales bacterium genomic window, GTTCAGCGTGTCGCTCATGGAATCTACCGGGGGACGTCAGCTGCGAAATTCTCCCCCGAAGCGCCTCGGCGCGCAACCAGAAGCTCGGCCGAGCGGCCAACCCCTGCAGTTGATCTCTTCGGCCCTCTGCGCTACGGTTGTCGCGGGCTGACGTGGGGGCGCCTATCGCCGACGTCGCTACAACGGATGGGGAGGCACACGTGTCGGCAAGCTGGGTCGAGAGTGGGTTCGTGCCCGAGTCGATTGTGCACCCGGCAACGGGGCCGACAGGTCGCGTCCTCGCCGGCATTCGCCGGAATCTCACCGCCAGGCCTGAGCTGCACGCCGAGCGGGCCGTGTCCGCGACGGCGAGCTACAGCGAGACCGAAGGTGAGCCGCTCGTCATCCGACGCGCCAAGATGATTCGCCGGATTCTCGACGAGCACCCCGTCGTCATCCAGGACGGCGAGATCATCGTCGGGATGAAGACGCGGACGCCGCGCGGCTCACCGGTCTTTCCGGAGATCAACTGCACCTGGGTCGAGCGCGATCTCGATCGCCTGGCCACGCGGTCCGACACGCCGTTCTTCGTCGCCGACGAGACGAAGCGGGCGCTCGGCGAGCACGTGTTTCCCTACTGGCGCGGCCGGCAGGTCTACGACCGGCTGATGGAGGCCGTGCCGCCGGACATGTGGCGCGCCGACGAGCGGGGCGTGCTCTACCACTATTTCCGGTCGCGCACGATCGGCCACATCAACGCCGGGTACGAGAAGGTGCTCCGGAAAGGGATGCGCGGGATCGTGGCCGACGTCGATGGCGTCCGGTCACGGCTTCGCCTGGACGACCCCGAGGATCGGGATCGCGCGCTGTTCCTCGACTCGGTGGCCATGGTGTGCGAGGCGACGGTCGCCTTTGCACACCGCCACGCCGCGGTCCTGCGCTGCCTCGCGGACGGGGCGGACGAGGCGGGGAGGCCGCAGGAACTCCTCCGAATGGCGGACGTGTGCGAGCGAGTCCCGGCAGAACCCGCGCGCACCTTCCACGAGGCGCTGCAGTCGTTCTGGTTCACGCACCTGGTGCTGAACCTCGAGACCGACGGCCACGCGTTCGGACCCGGCCGGTTCGACCAGTACATGAACCCGTACTACCGCTGTTCGCTGGACGCCGGCGACCTGACGCACGACGCGGCGCAGGAACTGCTCGATCTGCTGTGGATCAAGTTCGACGAAATCACACTGGCGAAGGACGCGGGTGAGTCACAGACGAGCAGCTCGTATCCGGATTTTCAGAATTTGAACGTCGGCGGCCTGGCGCGTGACGGTCGCGACGCGACCAACGCGCTGTCGTTCATGTGTCTCACGGCTCTCGAGCACACGCGCCTGCCGCAGCCTGGGCTCTCGGCACAAATCAGTTCGAAGACGACGTCGCGTTTCCTCATGCGCTGCTGTGAGCTGTTGCGTCTCGGCCTTGGCATGCCGGCGATGTTCAACAGCGACACGCTCGTTCTTGGGATGGTCAACCGCGGCAAGACACTCGAAGACGCCCGCGCCAGCAGCCTGAACGGATGCGTGGCCTGCTTCTGCGACGGGAAGGACCGCATGGCGTCGAGCGGGTACTTCAACCTCGCAAAGTGTCTCGAGCTCGCGCTCAACAACGGCGTCGATCGCCTGACGGGCGAACCCCTCGGGCCGCCGACCGGCGACCCGGCCGGCTTCGCGACGTTCGACGAGGTCCTCGAGGCGTTCACCAGGCAGGTGGCGCACTTTGCGGACGCCAAGGTCCGATACGACGACATCGTCCGCGACGCCTATGCGCGACACAGCCCCGTGCCGTTCACGTCGGCCGTCATCGACGACTGCATCGAGCAGGCGCTCGACTGGCACCGCGGCGGCGCCCATTACCGCATTGCGACCGTCTCGGGCGTGGCCATCGGCACCGTCGCCGACG contains:
- a CDS encoding formate C-acetyltransferase/glycerol dehydratase family glycyl radical enzyme, producing the protein MSASWVESGFVPESIVHPATGPTGRVLAGIRRNLTARPELHAERAVSATASYSETEGEPLVIRRAKMIRRILDEHPVVIQDGEIIVGMKTRTPRGSPVFPEINCTWVERDLDRLATRSDTPFFVADETKRALGEHVFPYWRGRQVYDRLMEAVPPDMWRADERGVLYHYFRSRTIGHINAGYEKVLRKGMRGIVADVDGVRSRLRLDDPEDRDRALFLDSVAMVCEATVAFAHRHAAVLRCLADGADEAGRPQELLRMADVCERVPAEPARTFHEALQSFWFTHLVLNLETDGHAFGPGRFDQYMNPYYRCSLDAGDLTHDAAQELLDLLWIKFDEITLAKDAGESQTSSSYPDFQNLNVGGLARDGRDATNALSFMCLTALEHTRLPQPGLSAQISSKTTSRFLMRCCELLRLGLGMPAMFNSDTLVLGMVNRGKTLEDARASSLNGCVACFCDGKDRMASSGYFNLAKCLELALNNGVDRLTGEPLGPPTGDPAGFATFDEVLEAFTRQVAHFADAKVRYDDIVRDAYARHSPVPFTSAVIDDCIEQALDWHRGGAHYRIATVSGVAIGTVADALSAIRTHVFERGQFTMAQLVTALDANWQGHEVMREVFVNRTPHYGNDDEGADELASLAQRIFCDEIERHRDIQGARYWVDLLPTTSHIALGELTGATPDGRFAGTPLSEGVSPVQGHDQRGPTAAARSVARLDHARTNGTLLNMRVNPDCLRTTEDLRRLAALIRGYFDQGGHHVQFNVVDRAVLLDAMAHPEQHRDLMVRVAGYSDYFVLLSPDIQREILSRTEHGL